DNA from Dioscorea cayenensis subsp. rotundata cultivar TDr96_F1 chromosome 26, TDr96_F1_v2_PseudoChromosome.rev07_lg8_w22 25.fasta, whole genome shotgun sequence:
TTATGCTTTGTTTGCAACGTGCTTTTGTTTACGCTATCTGaattgcttttgttgtttttcctaTTTGTTGGATTCCCCACTTGTTACAATGTtgtctatttatttttgtttgtagaAATTTAATTACCTTGCTTACTTGTTCTTAAGTTTTACTCatctattttgttttgttttgttttcctaaTCAGCTATCTCTTTTCCCGGGATttatttgaatgcttgtttCCTTGGGGTTTTATGTTAATGTATTTGTTGAtctgtatgtgtgtatatgtttGGTCCATTCTTAGCTATATCTTGTGCTGACAGCATGTTCATGCTAATATTATGGTTGCTTAGCAtgctatgatttttttcttaatagaaTGTCAACTCCAATTGAGGGGTCAGATCGCGCGAGTGACAGGGTTTCTTCAAGGTCAACCGCAAGCAAGCGCGGGACCCCTAACAAGAGATGGAAACCCGACTATGATAATTTCCTGATTCCACTCCTGGTGGAGCAAGCTCGAAAGGGACTCAAGTGTGATAAGTCTTTCAAACGAGCAGCGTTTGCCTTTGCTGCCGTACAAGTCAATGCTAGGTTTGGTACAACTTTCACTGCCGAGAACGTGGAGAATCACTACAGGACATTGAAAGCACGTTATGGCGAGATAAAAAAGGCAAAGGATTTGAGTGGTGCAGGGTGGGATGATGCAACCAAGACTATCACACTCGACCCTGTTGTAGCGTTCACATACACAGAGGTAAGTAGTGTTGTCAATTAGGAAATTAGACGATTTCAAATATTTGTAGTTGTGAACAATCAATTgttcatttggttttattacAGGCACACCCTGCTGCAAGGGCCTTCATCAACAAACcaattgaaaattatgaaaacttgAGGATCATTTGCGGTGATGATTATGCAACAGGGTACTATGCGACATCCATGTTTTCTGAATTTGAGGTACCCTCGGAACATGAGGACGACAACCCTGACAATGGTGACTCTCCCCCAATGGACCATGGCAGCGATGAGGATTGCGATGTTCATTCTGCTCCACCTATTGTTAACAGTCCTGCCACTTCATCCACCCCAAGATCACAGCGTTCAAATAGGGGTCCGAAAAATAATAGCATGATGGGTGACCTACTTGTTGTCGTTGGTGAGATGGCTGATGCAATCAAGAACCCAACCCATTGGACTGAAACTTTATATACAAAGGTCATGGAGGTCGAGGGTTTTGATGAGCAGGTGTTGGTTGATGTTTTTGACTATCTTCGGGCGCGCGAAGATGAAGCCAGGGGATTTATGCCGAAGAAAATGGCGTTGCGCGTTGATTGGATCGAGAAATACCTGTCTCAGATGGAGTGAACATGCCTCACTGTTTCTGTTCGATATTCAGCTCAGCTGGATAGTTTAACTGAACCAAGACATCTaccttttgttgtttgtttcatCCGTGCACTCCATGCATCTATCTTTTGTTTGCTGCTTATCTTATCATGTTGACATATGTTTGCACATTATCTGCATTAGCATATTTCCATCCTGACTGCTATTATGTTTATGCATCTAATTCCAGCATATTTTGTTCATGTAGCTACTATTATGTTTATCTGTATGTGGATCTAGTAGGGTTAGTATATATGCttgttgtggtttatgtcttaCCATGATTCTAACATGATCTTTGTTattgattttggttttatttgtgtCTTATTTCAGGTGATGTGGGTGTGGTTATGATGAGTACAAGGGTTGCGACAATGCACAAAGGCAAGTACCCTTTATGCAGCCACAAGCAGTTGGGGTTGCACTGGCGGGGCAAAATAAAAGGCGGTCCACGCCTTTTCTTTGCAGCCATATCGTGCCCCAATGTGGCTTGTACAGGCTGAACACATACTACTTCCatcttttttttcaatcatatttTCTTCAGTGTTTGGTTTTGTGTGAGTGTGTGCCCACgtttgtgtatgtgtgtgtgtgtgtgttttcttggATTGTGACAAGTGAGGCGAGGCAATCAGGAGGCATCTATGCCACCATTGCAGTCCACTTGTCTACATCCTTTTCTATAATTTATCAAACTGGTTTTGAGAaaatttcctaaaagttgcAAATATATTAAGGGATCAATGCCGATGATAGTGCTACATTGTCGCCCTTGTGACCTGAACCAATTTGATCAATTATGCTGCTACTTCAGTGTTGAAAGAGACATGCAAGAGTTATCTGTGCAGCCGGTCTTCAAATTTGTGGATGTTTCCATATTCAGGACTCAGATATTTGCAGGTATTGGATCTATTTGTTTATCTGTGTAGCTGgtcttcaaattttatacattGTTTGCAGGCTTTTGTTGAAGGTTGCATTTGTTGGATGTTGCAATTGCTGATTTCCATCAACGCATGTACATGAATTCAATCCTTCAAGTTTGTGGTCATGTCAATATATTTTTCACTGTCAGCTGTATAACAATGAATGTGAGTTCTTCAATGTGAGGAGTTGTActgatttttttcatgtttttttcaatgTAACAAGTTGTATTGactatttgaaaattttggaagCACAGTTTGTAGTCAATTGGttgaaaatgtaaataaattttaaagtttgttACATCTGATGTCTTTTTTTGTTAGTATGGTAAAAAGATTGATGGATGTTTGTGCATTCTTAGATCAATATGACAACGTTTTCAAGACACCAATCTTCTAACTCCACTAAATTCTGGTCTAACATGTCATTTTCTTGTCAATAACTTTAATTATTTGGAAAACCAAAATTTGTATATTGTTATTATGTTGTTTGGCAATTTTTAGTTGGTTGTGTAATTTGTGTTAATACTTTGATTCCATAATTAACGTTCAtgttaatattaatttcataaattttaaaattataatattaacgCAAACAGCAttggaaatatattttttaaaaaaaaattaacaaaactaatttgattttaacataatcaaataatcaagttaaataaattatattaatcaaatgaaaggggGTAATCTCACCTCCTTCCGAAGTGGTGATCAGAACTCTACTTCGGAGCCACCAAACACTGGGAACTCCTGAAGTTACATTTTCCAGCCTCACACTTCCACCATCCAAACACAGGAAGTGGCTACTGATTTCACACTTCCACAtttaaccaaacacatggaaatACTCACTTCTAACTGAATCCCCCACTTCAGCCGAAGTGCTATTTTCGAACTTCCACCACTTCGGCCATGCACTTCCCAACCAAANNNNNNNNNNNNNNNNNNNNNNNNNNNNNNNNNNNNNNNNNNNNNNNNNNNNNNNNNNNNNNNNNNNNNNNNNNNNNNNNNNNNNNNNNNNNNNNNNNNNNNNNNNNNNNNNNNNNNNNNNNNNNNNNNNNNNNNNNNNNNNNNNNNNNNNNNNNNNNNNNNNNNNNNNNNNNNNNNNNNNNNNNNNNNNNNNNNNNNNNNNNNNNNNNNNNNNNNNNNNNNNNNNNNNNNNNNNNNNNNNNNNNNNNNNNNNNNNNNNNNNNNNNNNNNNNNNNNNNNNNNNNNNNNNNNNNNNNNNNNNNNNNNNNNNNNNNNNNNNNNNNNNNNNNNNNNNNNNNNNNNNNNNNNNNNNNNNNNNNNNNNNNNNNNNNNNNNNNNNNNNNNNNNNNNNNNNNNNNNNNNNNNNNNNNNNNNNNNNNNNNNNNNNNNNNNNNNNNNNNNNNNNNNNNNNNNNNNNNNNNNNNNNNNNNNNNNNNNNNNNNNNNNNNNNNNNNNNNNNNNNNNNNNNNNNNNNNNNNNNNNNNNNNNNNNNNNNNNNNNNNNNNNNNNNNNNNNNNNNNNNNNNNNNNNNNNNNNNNNNNNNNNNNNNNNNNNNNNNNNNNNNNNNNNNNNNNNNNNNNNNNNNNNNNNNNNNNNNNNNNNNNNNNNNNNNNNNNNNNNNNNNNNNNNNNNNNNNNNNNNNNNNNNNNNNNNNNNNNNNNNNNNNNNNNNNNNNNNNNNNNNNNNNNNNNNNNNNNNNNNNNNNNNNNNNNNNNNNNNNNNNNNNNNNNNNNNNNNNNNNNNNNNNNNNNNNNNNNNNNNNNNNNNNNNNNNNNNNNNNNNNNNNNNNNNNNNNNNNNNNNNNNNNNNNNNNNNNNNNNNNNNNNNNNNNNNNNNNNNNNNNNNNNNNNNNNNNNNNNNNNNNNNNNNNNNNNNNNNNNNNNNNNNNNNNNNNNNNNNNNNNNNNNNNNNNNNNNNNNNNNNNNNNNNNNNNNNNNNNNNNNNNNNNNNNNNNNNNNNNGGCCCTAAGTAGTCAAAGGATATGTATGTCGTCATTTACTCCCCTGATTCTCTTGGCCTGGCCTGCATTCATAAATACAGCATGTCAAGTGTACGCacagagaaaaagagagagagagagagaaggtcAGCAGGAAGGATCCCAGAAGACATTTGAAGAGAGCCTGAGTATTGATGACAATATGATGAAAAAGCTGGCTAACACCTGTTCATAGATCTTCAGTTTTGTTCAGCATGCATTCATTGCTCTCATCAAACTGGAACCCACTcaaaaaaaagttcaaaaacAAGCCACTTTGTTTCACTATACTCTGACAATACATTTTACAAAGATGGAACAAAAACTCTATGCAAAATTGGGCAACATGTACATACAATAGTGCACCTGAACTTAAAAAGGATATTTTTCATCATCAACTGATTCAATTTCTTctgtttgggaaaaaaaaaaaagttaggcTTCAGTAGTAGGAGTTGAGCTTTTTGTTGCAAGGTTCTTTTTCTCATTCCAGTGAAGATGTATGTCCTTGGCTATGTTACAGGCATCTGAAGCAGTGCCCAGAAGGCCTCGTTTTGTGAAGCCCACACAGTACAAACCATTAGAGCCCTTCCAGCCATTGGGGAATGGAGACTTGGGCATTCCTTCTCCTGTAAAAATATCATCACCCTGCAAAAGGATATATATGCCCAAAGTTAATTTCATTCCTCAAcatagtatttattttaataatctcTGATTCTCTCTGGGAAGACAAACTATTAAGTATATCAATTAATATTgaacaaaaataatagtataTGTTGTTGATCATAGAAGAAGCTGAAATCTATGGTCTCTGCGCGCAGGAGCTACATTGCCATTACAAGGCAACACACAGCATCACTATTGGTACTTTCTTACAACATAAGAAAGATAACGTACAAACAAGTGATTCTGCTGAACATGAGTGCAAAAACGCACAGAAAAAGAGGGAGagagaaacaaaaatttaaaagaaaaagaaaaaaaaaaaaagaaaaagagaaagaaaacagTAGTGATGGACACTAAGAAgatctgaagaagaagaagaagtagtaaAGTACAGTAAGTAACATGTAGCTAGCTGGCAATAAACAATCAAGTCATGCATACCCTGAGCCATGAGGGAACGTTGCTCTTGTAACCAGTGGCCAGAACAATGGAATCCATCTCCTCCTCCCTGCCATCCACGAACTTCACTCCTTCCTTTCTTATCTCCTTCACCGCTCCCATCACCTTCATGAAAGACATGCAAACAGATATAATTAACCCCACGACAAACATCACTGTCCACCCGTGAACCACAGTGTATGATCAAAAGAGGGAGCTATACCTTGATATGGCCGgatttgatgtgagagagggcGCCGACGTCAAGCACAGGGGTCTTTCCGGTGTGATTCTTAAGCTCAATAGGCCCAGTCTTAGGCCGCCGGAGACCAAGTATGTCAGTGTCGCCCAAAATAAGCTGAGCCATTGCCAGGAGGAACTTGTCCACTAACCTGAGTGGTAGCCATTTTAGTAGAGCCATAGCCACTCCAAACGTGGAGAAACCAAGCATCTCTCTCGGCAACACATGCACCTttatagtagtagtagtagtagtagtagtagtagtagtagtatatatatatagacagaGAAACTTATATAAGCATGAGGGAAAAACATGTAGAAGAGATCACAAGAGATACGTACaggtataaaatttatatatatataatacttacAGAGTTCCTAACCACCATGAATGGCCTGGCATTGTGCCTACAGAGGTCCAAGCTGACCTCCATGCCGGAATTCCCACAACCCACCACTAAGACCCTCTGTCCCTTGAACTCAACGCCAGACTTGTAACAACTTGTATGGATGACACGGCCAGCGAACCTCTCTAACCCTGGTATCTCTGGCACAACTGGTTCAGCATTCTCTCCAGTGGCCACCACTAACCACCTGCTCACtagctcttcttcttcaccaactctCACTCGCCAGCACCCAAGCTCTACGTCAAACTCAGCACTTTGGACGTGAGCGCCAAAATGGGGTTGAATGCCGAAATGAGAAGCGTAGGACTCCAAGTAGCGGATGAACTGGTGTTTAGAGGGATACTTGGGGAAGCCTCTAGGGAACGCCATGAGAGGCAACTCACAGAAGTGCCTGGGGAGGTGAAGGCGCAGGCGGTTGTAGGTTCTGTTCTGCCAGAGAGAAGCAATGCAGTGTGATTTCTCTAAGACCAATGAAGGGATGCCGAGGTCCGACAAGCAGGCTGCGACGGCGAGCCCAGAAGGCCCGGCTCCAACGATGATGGGGCAGTGGACCCATGTGCATTTGCGCTTGGGTTCTCCTTCTAGAGGGGGCCCCATATTGAGCGAGCTTCAGTATTGTGTGAAGTTTTAGCTTTACACTTTTTAAGAGTGTGAGATGGGAGAgcacttgatatatatatatatatatatatactgtagcAGTGTGGGAGTTGAGAGGGTTTTTGGAACTTGGGCTAaggtcttttatttttaataaatggggttgtttgatgtatggggtgGCCTTTTGCCTTTTTGCTTGTAGAGCAGACAGAGAGAGTTGAAGGTGATAAAGAAGCGTGAAGAATTGGGAAAGCGATTTCCTCTCTGTTTCTCTCTTTGCTCTCTTTTATTCAAGCAAGCAAGCGTGCGTGCGTGCGTGCGTGGTCGTGGGATGTGAGCACTGGTAGTGGTAGCAGAGTTGAGAGTTATTATGgagtatataataataataaagcaaacAACAGGTCTGAGGAGATGAAAACATTTACTATGCTCACCAAAACTTACTGGGCTATGTATGAATGAATTATGattcatatatagatatatgtactTGATGTTTACATTAATCATGAGCAGCTGAGCAGGTGTTTGTAAGTGTGTATCTGGTGATGATGTTAATGCACTCTTCGATCTGTTTGGGTTTTCAGGAGGCAGCGTAGCAGTTCTCGGAGTTTTCCGCTCATGAGAAGATAAAGAAAGAACCGTGGACATGAGTCATGACTCACAGTGTACGTACATTGTTTGGAAAGAGGAATGCATCATCATGACCACATGATATaataaagtgttttttttttctttttttgtgtcTTTATGAATTGGAATATCTAGGCGTGAGATCTTTCGATTGAATGGAGGATATCTATGCTCCCCTGTTTATAGGACTCGCCAAAATTCCATGAAAGGGAACGAGAGACGAAATGACAATTGTGACCCCCGGGAGGAAGGTGGAGAGAACGACACGTGGGCTCGAGTTGGAGTTGGAGTTGGAGATGCGATGTGGACCGTACGCTGCTGCCGTGACTCGGCGAAGTTGGATTTGAATTCTGGAAAATCCGCTGCCCTAGCAAAATAACTCTTTTTTGCTGGCTAGCTGGGGAAGATAAAATACTGACTCTTACAAATCTTTTCAAAAAAGGGTGCATTATTCAAAACTCCACAGATACATGTGTTCTATGTCACAAGTTCTCCGAGAATCTTAACCATCTTTTCCTCGAATGCGATTTCTCCGGACGTATCTCGGACTTTTTTTCTCACAAATCCTTGGTTCCAATCTCTCTCACATTCAATTCCCACACTTTGACTACTTGGATTCCATCCCTTATTCCTCAACACCGAACTCTCCGGGATCTCATTTCCCGTGCGATTTTGTGGAATATATGGATTGAACGAAATAATCGTATTTTCCAATCGATCGCTTTTACCgcttttacaatatttttttattaaaattgctaatttgcttctttcttggttttcaacAATTACGATGACAATGATCATCTTTTAATGAAGCTTTCCCGGAAAAATTAAGCGCTCTCTTAATTTCTTAAGCGCTAAAGTCTCAAATCAAGTTTGGAGATCCCGACTCCAATCTTCATGCAGGAGTAGTTGCTTCTTTTTGTTGGTCCAGGCGGGCTCGAGGGGACCAGCAGCTGTCTTCCGCCTTCCCGCTTTTTTTCTCTTCGCTTTTTATTTTCTCGCGCTCTTGGTTCTTTTCCTCACTTCCCGGTGAGAGGTTTTATCTTCTGCTCCTCGTCATTCTTTCTATTCAAtaaaagttgtggtttatccacatttatttcaaaagttGGATTTGACGAGCGAGGGCATTTTGGTCAGGAAAAGATAGAGTTGAGAGTGAGGATGACGTCATGTGATCTGTGGAGATTGAGTGGTGGGGTGGGGTTGGAGATTGACGGAGAAGACGAGAGAGCATTGACTGAAGATGATGTCGTGTGTGACGTGGCACACCTTTGCCTGGAGAGAACGTTGACTTGATTGGACCTCGTAAGTGCAATGTCGCATTTActtctctctgtgtgtgtgttaaAACTTTTGCCACCAACCAAAGACTTGGAAGTTGGACAAAACTGCAGCTTTCTGTGTTCATTAAATTTCTACTTATTAAAAGAACTGAATCAAAACTAGGAGTATCAAATTTGGGCaatactttgttttattttaaaactatatatttttatttattcgtTTTGGTACCCTGGAATATTAATGGAAGAATTTATAACTAAATTTAAGGAATTCTTgattctctctctatatatattgttttataagATAGAACTAATAATGATCATAATTTTTGGAAATatgggtatttttttttataaagtttgaCAAAGTGGATAAAGCATCTAAAACACATATACAGTTGtggaattaaaatttcaacACATTTGTTTTTTCACTCCTTTAtgtgaattttattttggaatttatttcttttctattgattcaaactctaaaaaataataataataataaatctgtCCCAAGAAATCAATTGGCTGATAGCATTTGATGGATGACTTAAATTCTAGGCAGGGAAAACTCCAAAATACTTTTGACTTCACCTCTGTGGCTCAGTGCATTAAATATTTACCATCTTAGAATATTCAATATAGCCATTTTATGTTACTCCACTCCACACGGACCTTTCCTTCAACTTGTGGCCTTGTTCTGGTGTTATGGGCTGGACATACTATTGTGTGCTTCTAATGGGCTTGTTATCTACACAAACTGATCTAGAGCTATGTGTACTCTTTCATAACCTGGGTTTGTTCAATGGCTTTATCGCtcatttttggagaaatctCCATAGAAATTTCTTGCCTCTTTCTGATGAATAGGTCATCAGTATATTTCCAACTGACATGCAAGTATGACATCTCAGTAGTGATCTCACGTAaactctcttatttatttatttatttatttatttctgtaCACGAGGACATAGTTCTCTTGTTCCTGAGATCATTACTTGACGTCTTGGTATTCTTGTTTATAACAAATTGGTATATCTcccatttgttttatttctttgcctTGCATAATTGTTGAGTGGGTTGAAATTTACTATTTCGCTTTATATGCATGCTTTTCTCAATACAGCTCCATTGTATTTTTCTTTACAATTATTATAACATGAGGTTTTATCGTATAGAAGACTGTATAGAAttgaagaaatacaaaaaaaacccaTTCACAACAACATCAGTGATAATGATTTtgttcaaatttttgaaaagtcATTTTGTTCCTAGGTGGAAGGTTACAAATTTAACTTTCTCTCACATGATAATAATTGAGAGTTATGGCttgtcatatttattaaaaataacaaatcaaaactgatggaaattagtaaaaatattaattaagttgatgataaacCGATAgaaggtattttattttaatgtgtgtttttttttccaacgtCATAATcattaagagtttttttttattattatgaaagtGTATTAACCATGATTTATTAAAACAGAACAATATCCATCACCTCGGTGCGATGGTGACTGTACATTGCTTGTACTGGTCtctatttttaaagaaatggtCAAACATATGAATTATGAAGACCCCCATAGCATGATTGATGTTGATGCTGCTCCTTCCTTACCTTCAAAGTAAAAACTTTCCTCCAACCCTTATGTTATTAGGTTGATCATTTAAGATGATAGGGGGAGCCATTCGGCTTTAATTTTACTACCCAGCTGCTTCCAGGTTCTGAGCTTTAGTTGGATAAAGACAAAGGTTGGTGGCTTCCTTTTCCAAGTGCACACATAAAAGTATTTGATTTccaaacaaggatcaataaaGACACAAAAAATGTGCCACCAACAAGCATTTCACAAAGCATGGAACCTCCATGTGTAatgtacataaatatatatatacattccaTTCCCCCTGGCCTAAATGCAACCTAAATCATGACGCTACGGATGTTCAAATTAAATCTAGCGAGTGGGACACCGTATCATAGAGAACTCAGAC
Protein-coding regions in this window:
- the LOC120253219 gene encoding uncharacterized protein LOC120253219 codes for the protein MSTPIEGSDRASDRVSSRSTASKRGTPNKRWKPDYDNFLIPLLVEQARKGLKCDKSFKRAAFAFAAVQVNARFGTTFTAENVENHYRTLKARYGEIKKAKDLSGAGWDDATKTITLDPVVAFTYTEAHPAARAFINKPIENYENLRIICGDDYATGYYATSMFSEFEVPSEHEDDNPDNGDSPPMDHGSDEDCDVHSAPPIVNSPATSSTPRSQRSNRGPKNNSMMGDLLVVVGEMADAIKNPTHWTETLYTKVMEVEGFDEQVLVDVFDYLRAREDEARGFMPKKMALRVDWIEKYLSQME
- the LOC120253159 gene encoding indole-3-pyruvate monooxygenase YUCCA1-like; amino-acid sequence: MGPPLEGEPKRKCTWVHCPIIVGAGPSGLAVAACLSDLGIPSLVLEKSHCIASLWQNRTYNRLRLHLPRHFCELPLMAFPRGFPKYPSKHQFIRYLESYASHFGIQPHFGAHVQSAEFDVELGCWRVRVGEEEELVSRWLVVATGENAEPVVPEIPGLERFAGRVIHTSCYKSGVEFKGQRVLVVGCGNSGMEVSLDLCRHNARPFMVVRNSVHVLPREMLGFSTFGVAMALLKWLPLRLVDKFLLAMAQLILGDTDILGLRRPKTGPIELKNHTGKTPVLDVGALSHIKSGHIKVMGAVKEIRKEGVKFVDGREEEMDSIVLATGYKSNVPSWLRGDDIFTGEGMPKSPFPNGWKGSNGLYCVGFTKRGLLGTASDACNIAKDIHLHWNEKKNLATKSSTPTTEA